The Pleuronectes platessa chromosome 10, fPlePla1.1, whole genome shotgun sequence genome contains a region encoding:
- the hcst gene encoding hematopoietic cell signal transducer isoform X2, which produces MAHNRYFIVWLFFLCNAALAFADDTSSCYRIEPWTIAGIVFADVLLTLILVTLTYRCASIRREKFENADKVYMNVRANCKK; this is translated from the exons ATGGCACACAACAGATACTTCATCGTGTGGCTATTTTTCCTCTGCA ATGCGGCTTTGGCGTTTGCAG ACGACACTTCATCATGCTACAGGATTGAGCCCTGGACAATAGCGGGCATCGTCTTCGCCGACGTGCTTCTGACCCTCATCCTCGTCACTCTCACGTACCGCTGTGCCAGCATCAGGCGTGAAAAGTTTGAGAACG CTGACAAAGTCTACATGAATGTACGAGCCAACTGCAAGAAGTGA
- the LOC128449632 gene encoding uncharacterized protein LOC128449632 codes for MQSTMKLFMPCLLLLPFTTMVLTSPIKGALDTRTAPSMTAQRNPPSRPLYTDSRDMSNSQSLEVFDPIGFTGVSVNNGGGGTVIGLQSHEIMIPQAVMIKNTPSPRQTGADKDRMDPVDVSRRPGPDHAGRERTDLHSQEATTVDTQDGNILGKQVRRLSGSKVSDGAHLQRKAERVNGSDVTLAPGHSRVMQDHGSLEQNNGRVATVGNSTYTDYDETREYISSETYPLAAEQIPGHLSVPAKIQPSP; via the exons ATGCAGTCGACAATGAAGCT CTTCATGCCTTGCCTCCTTCTTCTGCCATTTACAACTATGGTGCTAACATCTCCAATCAAAG GTGCACTCGACACAAGGACAGCACCTTCAATGACAG CACAGAGGAACCCTCCAAGCAGACCTCTCTATACAGACTCCAGAG ATATGTCAAATTCACAATCCTTAGAGGTTTTTGACCCAATTGGATTTACAG GAGTATCTGTTAACAATGGAGGTGGAGGCACAG TCATAGGCCTCCAGAGCCATGAGATCATGATCCCCCAAGCTGTGATGATTAAAAACACACCGTCACCAAGGCAAACAGGGGCAGACAAAGACAGGATGGACCCGGTGGATGTGAGCAGAAGACCGGGTCCGGACCACGCAGGCAGAGAGCGGACTGATCTCCACAGCCAGGAGGCAACAACAGTGGATACTCAGGATGGAAATATTTTGGGAAAACAAGTTAGACGCTTGAGTGGAAGCAAAGTGAGCGATGGAGCTCATCTCCAAAGAAAGGCAGAAAGAGTTAATGGGTCGGATGTTACATTGGCCCCAGGCCATAGCAGAGTAATGCAAGACCACGGCAGTTTGGAGCAGAACAATGGCAGAGTGGCTACAGTGGGAAACAGTACATATACAGACTATGATG AAACCAGGGAATACATCAGCTCTGAAACTTACCCATTAG CGGCAGAACAAATACCCGGTCACTTGTCTGTTCCAGCCAAGATCCAACCTTCCCCCTGA
- the hcst gene encoding hematopoietic cell signal transducer isoform X1 — MAHNRYFIVWLFFLCNAALAFADDTSSCYRIEPWTIAGIVFADVLLTLILVTLTYRCASIRREKFENVRRVSPSSRPSTADKVYMNVRANCKK, encoded by the exons ATGGCACACAACAGATACTTCATCGTGTGGCTATTTTTCCTCTGCA ATGCGGCTTTGGCGTTTGCAG ACGACACTTCATCATGCTACAGGATTGAGCCCTGGACAATAGCGGGCATCGTCTTCGCCGACGTGCTTCTGACCCTCATCCTCGTCACTCTCACGTACCGCTGTGCCAGCATCAGGCGTGAAAAGTTTGAGAACG TACGTCGTGTGTCCCCGTCTTCTCGTCCCTCCACAGCTGACAAAGTCTACATGAATGTACGAGCCAACTGCAAGAAGTGA
- the tyrobp gene encoding TYRO protein tyrosine kinase-binding protein, translated as MSAAVCIVGSLFGSAMGQHECESCYLINMGSVVAIIASDLILTIFIAVSVFCFATYHRRRREWASRDGRRNLPSSVSKKNAAEVTESPYQELHGVQSDVYSELQHFRK; from the exons atgtctgctgctgtttgtatTGTGGGTTCGTTGTTTG GTTCTGCAATGGGACAACATG AATGTGAGTCCTGTTACCTAATAAACATGGGGTCTGTGGTGGCCATTATTGCCTCTGACCTTATCTTGACCATCTTCATCGCTGTCTCCGTGTTCTGCTTCGCGACTtatcacaggaggaggagagaatggGCTTCTCGTGATG GAAGAAGAAACCTACCCTCATCTGTATCAAAGAAAAATGCAGCAGAGGTCACAGAATCTCCCTACCAG GAGTTACATGGAGTCCAGTCAGATGTGTACAGTGAGCTTCAGCACTTTAGGAAATGA